The following coding sequences are from one Triticum dicoccoides isolate Atlit2015 ecotype Zavitan chromosome 4A, WEW_v2.0, whole genome shotgun sequence window:
- the LOC119288700 gene encoding U-box domain-containing protein 21-like — protein MALLARRARRAATKAAAAPPVAVELSIPAHFRCPISLDLMRDPVTAPTGITYDRESIEAWLDTGRAAVCPVTHAPLRRDDLVPNHAIRRVIQDWCVANRSRGVERIPTPKIPVTPVQASELLFEVAESARARDRGAPARCAAAVARVRALARESERNRRCFASIGTGRVLAAALESLAAGGGEPAGGVLEDVLAALVRMAPLDEEAARILGSPHSLGSLVAIAENGSLAGRLNAVMAIKEVVSSFDGACTGLNGKAEEIVDALVKIIKAPICPQATKAAMVAAYHLARSDERVAARVARTGLVPVLVESLVDADKSVAEKALALLDAVLASEEGRESARMHALTVPILVKKMFRVSDLATELAVSAMWRLGKNAGGDEGAATKCLVEALRVGAFQKLLLLLQVGCRDATKEKTTELLRMLNKHKGAGECVDAMDFRGLNKLS, from the coding sequence ATGGCGCTGCTGGcacggagggcgaggagggcggcgaccaaggcggcggcggcgccgcccgtggcggtggAGCTGTCCATCCCGGCGCACTTCCGGTGCCCGATCTCGCTCGACCTCATGCGCGACCCGGTCACGGCCCCCACGGGGATCACCTACGACCGGGAGAGCATCGAGGCGTGGCTCGACACCGGCCGCGCCGCCGTCTGCCCCGTCACCCACGCCCCGCTCCGCCGCGACGACCTCGTCCCCAACCACGCCATCCGCCGCGTCATCCAGGACTGGTGCGTCGCCAACCGCTCCCGCGGCGTCGAGCGCATCCCCACGCCCAAGATCCCCGTCACCCCCGTCCAGGCCTCCGAGCTCCTCTTCGAGGTCGCCGAGTCCGCGCGCGCCCGCGACCGCGGCGCGCCCGCCCGCTGCGCCGCCGCGGTCGCCAGGGTCAGGGCCCTCGCCCGGGAGAGCGAGAGGAACCGGCGCTGCTTCGCGTCCATCGGCACTGGCCGCGTGCTCGCCGCGGCGCTCGAGTCGctagcggcgggcggcggcgagccGGCCGGGGGTGTTCTTGAGGACGTTCTCGCGGCATTGGTCCGCATGGCGCCGTTGGACGAGGAGGCCGCCAGGATCTTGGGATCGCCGCACTCGCTGGGCTCGTTGGTCGCGATCGCCGAGAATGGAAGCTTGGCGGGAAGGCTCAACGCCGTGATGGCGATCAAGGAGGTCGTGTCCTCGTTCGACGGAGCATGCACAGGTTTAAACGGGAAGGCTGAAGAGATCGTGGACGCGCTGGTCAAGATCATCAAGGCTCCCATCTGCCCACAGGCCACCAAGGCCGCCATGGTCGCCGCCTACCATCTGGCGCGCTCCGACGAGCGCGTCGCGGCGCGCGTAGCCAGGACCGGTCTCGTGCCGGTGCTCGTCGAGTCCCTCGTCGACGCCGACAAGAGCGTGGCCGAGAAGGCGCTGGCGTTGCTCGACGCCGTTCTCGCGTCGGAGGAGGGCCGCGAGAGCGCGCGCATGCACGCGCTCACCGTGCCCATCCTCGTCAAGAAGATGTTCCGCGTGTCCGACCTGGCCACCGAGCTCGCCGTCTCGGCGATGTGGAGGCTCGGCAAGAACGCCGGCGGCGACGAGGGCGCGGCGACGAAATGCCTGGTGGAGGCGCTGCGGGTCGGAGCCTTCCAGAAGCTGCTGCTGCTCTTGCAGGTTGGCTGCAGGGACgcaaccaaggagaagaccaccgagctgctcaggATGCTCAACAAGCACAAGGGCGCAGGGGAATGCGTCGACGCCATGGACTTCAGAGGGCTCAATAAGCTGTCCTAA